In Ignavibacteriales bacterium, the DNA window TGTAATTCAAATTATGTACTTGCTGGAGCTTCGATTCATTGGGTGAATCTTTCAATTGAGTTCGCGTTGAGGGATCTGCTGTCAATTCTTTTCCACCGAAACGCTGCAACTCAATACCGGAATGGCAATTTTGGCAAAAGCTTTCATCATGACACATAGAGCAATTTACGTCCAGCCCGCCAATTCGGGTTTGCCGTTTATGATCTTTCTTGAATTCACCTGTCCGGTGGTTTTTCGGTATCAAACCGGCAAAATCTGTATGACATGCAACGCATTCTCTTGAAACATTCTTTCTCTTATGGCAGCTCATGCAATCTTCCATAATCGGCATGTTCGCGGACGAAGCGTATTTCACCTCATCAAGCCCGCGGTGGCAAGTTATACAGTCGATTGATTTTGCCGTATGTTGCGCATGCGAAAAAATAATTTCACGCTCAGGATTCTTTATAGTTTCAATGTTATCGGGATCTATATGACAGAACGCGCAATTGTTCGTCAAAGGTTCTTCGTGACAGGATTTACAACTTTCATGATCTCCAAAAAGGTTATCCGAAGAAAGTTTACTGTCCGGTGCACTATAATGACATGTACTGCATTCTATTCCGCTTTCTTTTACATGAAAAGTGTGCGAAAATTTTATTTGCTTCTCGTGATTATCGCTAATCCAGGCAAGTGACAAAAAAAGGAGAAGTGAGATGATGAATATTGAGGTTAAGATTCGCATTTTGATATCTCCTTTTTATTCCGGATTTGAAAATTGGTGACTGAACCAGTAACTCACTCTTCCAAAAACACGCAGATCGTTTTCCATAATCTTATTTTCAATCCACTGTGTTTGAATATCGATCGAAATCGTTTTCATAGGACGCACAACAATACCTGCTACTGCTGCGATCATAGATTCACTTTTCCCGCTGCCGTCCGATAGCTCATAAAGAGAATATGTCGCTCCGATTGTTGGGGTTATCAGCCGATCGAAAAACGGATAGACTGCATCAAAACTAATCGAATGCAATTTTCCGGCAAAACCGCTTGTCCCGGCATATTGAAAACCTCCGTAATTTGTGCTCACGCCGGCTGTATATCTCATGCTTTGATCATCGTCATATTGAACATACGCGACTCTTCCAATCGCATTCGCCCATGGACAAACCGCGTATTCAATACCTCCTTCGAATTCTTCCACAGATTCAGATGGGAAGAGTGTAAAAAATGTGTTGTAAAATATTTTCGGTGTCCGATGAATAAATGTTCCCGTCATCGTCAAATCGGAATTCAAACGCACTCGCCCATCGATCTCTCCTTTTAAGATTTCGTCTCGGTTCAATTCGTAATCGAACCTGCCGTAAACAGAATAATTATTTCCGAACTCATAACTTACGTCAGCACCGATGACTTGTTCTTTACGCGCAGGAGGTTCGATAAGCATAGTTACCGGATTATATGCAGAATCGGAACGAACAGCCCAGTACGATTTAACTTCGCGCTGGCGGTTCATATAACTTAAACCCAAACGCATTCCTTCGATGAATTTTCCGACAACCTGACCACCGACAAAATAATTATCTTTAATATTATCGAAAGCTTTAGAACGGAGAGCCGTAGACACGTTTCCACCGCCATATCCGGTTACAGTCAGTTGCGATGTAATCTCCGATTTGAAAAGTGCGCCAT includes these proteins:
- a CDS encoding cytochrome c3 family protein, which codes for MRILTSIFIISLLLFLSLAWISDNHEKQIKFSHTFHVKESGIECSTCHYSAPDSKLSSDNLFGDHESCKSCHEEPLTNNCAFCHIDPDNIETIKNPEREIIFSHAQHTAKSIDCITCHRGLDEVKYASSANMPIMEDCMSCHKRKNVSRECVACHTDFAGLIPKNHRTGEFKKDHKRQTRIGGLDVNCSMCHDESFCQNCHSGIELQRFGGKELTADPSTRTQLKDSPNESKLQQVHNLNYRFTHGIDAKSKKTDCYSCHEQSTFCVECHQAGGNINQMKIKPSNHNEPGFKLFAKGSGGGLHAKLAERDIEYCMACHDVEGADPVCIMCHTEKIGD